The following DNA comes from Papaver somniferum cultivar HN1 chromosome 4, ASM357369v1, whole genome shotgun sequence.
TTCCACTCGGTCACAAAATTATcacacatccaaagagattcttCTTCAACTGGTGGTAAGCCGGctctaccaaacttgtcgcttgatttcccaagtgtttatatttgttggtataggcataaacaaacctcctttgtgcggttccaaccattggAAAAGAACATACGATACAACATCGGGGTAATCAGGAGTATCCCAATGGGCGATAAACAccgcaagatttagataatactcttcctcggtaagagaccaacacAATGACTCTCATTCACCGTTGAAAGCAACCCATTTAGCGTAATTTAGTTCGTATTGTTTTTCAACCTTCTCTTTTGcatcatcttgtttatcttccgGTAGCTTCTTAACCTCCTCATATCCTTTTTTCTTGGGTGGACATATTATTGGCTTGCACCTATTGACCAAATTACACCATATAGGGgacgtacaaagcatattatgggCTAATGGGAACACTAACTCTATCGCATTCATCAATGCGACTTCATTTTCGGTCACTATAACCCTgggaatatcatcacctcggaaGATTGCCTTAACTTATTATAGTGCCCAAATGTAACTAGGTTTTTGCTTGTCCCTTAAGAAACAAAACGCAACTGTAAACAGTGACTTAGTCAAAGTACgcccaacaatattcaacaatggcatctcgtacttgtttgtcttataagtgcaatccattattagaaaatcatgaaagcattgagccaattgaacactcgtcggatgcgcaatgaagagttgtgttatctctccatccgaatccacatccttttgaaccgcgtagtctATCTCTTTGGCCAAGAAAAACAATTGTCGCATCACTTGTCTATCTCTCTATTCCTTCCTTTTaatcgtctcaattgcattgtaaatggtggacaaagatgagtggttatccttgttatcttcctttagtatttggagcatttgaaGTGGTGAAATATTCATTTTCCTCATTTTAGCTACCTTGTCCATCTCTTTAGGAGTTAGCTTTGCCGCcatgaaatgtccttcaagatgctccggacgagggtggttatgacgaccttcCATAACCCGGTAGAGAACCCATCCATCCAAATCTTTGTTATGATTAAATGATAGCTTGAATGGGAaattaatcttctttgagaaagttttgtttTTCCTATTTGTCTTTCTcttataaacataacccttcctctcGTGGCTTTTGTTGGGatcaccgcttctctcacaaaccatttcaaagcgagTTTTTTTTCATTCTCATTCAAACCTAATACGCACACgtctttttgtgcatgttgtctaGACCAAATTTTTTCCTCCGTCGGATCTTTGAATACCAAGTTATTCATGTAATGATGGGATGTGTCCTCGTACAAAATATCAACCAGGGAAGGTTGATTTTCCATTGGTATTGGATCACATTCAACCTATGCGAAATAACACAACGTCAATGACAACCACAAACAAGAAACACTTAAAAGTTTGGCAATGTAAAAAGTTTATCGGCCTTACCGAACTTAGAGTTCGGTTATCTAGTCACTAGAAATATTTTGCGAGCTTGCCGAAATTTGATGACAAATTTTCTCCTTAGAAGTTCGGCAACAAAGTTAGCTCACACGACTAAACCGAACTATAAGTTCGGAAACCATACACGACTAAACCGAACTATTATCTGTCTACTCTATGCTATTAGTTCGGCAACGTGTTCATAAAAACGATAACCGAACTCGGGAAAAACTCCATTAAAATggagttcggctacctgcgtaTGCTACATCAAGTAACCGAACTGGACATACTAaagagttcggttacatcgcaATGCATATTTGGTAACCGAACCACCTTGACCTAGCCGAAATTTTTTACTCAAATTTTCATTTTGGCCAAAtttttgcacaattcaagctacattaactaaattttagccatacctgagtacccatatcttcatcttctggttgtggctgataaaattcatcatttgGGTCGTTAGCTTGAGTTTGGGGAAAAAAAcattcatcatctaacaaataactcatacCCGGATCGTTAGAAGTATtgacaaatactctaggagatgAAGGAGGTTCTGAATCTGAGGAGGAGttatcatcacatgaatcactcatatcatatttagaaaactcaaaataagattttttgggttcaaccatatttttcttcatctcttcttcttcttcttcttcttcttcttcttcttcttcttcttcttcttcttcttcttctctctcaataattctgatTCTAACAAAACTATCCTATTAataactcactaatcactaattaatcattacactgacactaactaatcattataccAACACCGGTTTAATTACAAAGGTTTTTTTTGGTATTAACAAAATACAAAGATAAGGGATGGCTCAATTTTACTTCAAATATCCATCCCCAAAATAAATGGGTAGTCCCCCACCAAAATGGGCTAGTGTCCAGAAAATCGTTCTAAAAATTCTTTTTCCGGATTTCACTACCCAGAACAAGTTTTAAACTTGTCTAAGAGAATATCCTATGGGTAGTCCCCAAATGAAGACtaactctttcatatgaaagatgACTCATTCATATGAACGAGTGAAGCCACTATGGGCAAATTTAAAAAGGAACACTAGACGGGAGACAATCCCTcgtccaaaaaaaaacaaaaaagttacATAGACGAGGGACAATCCCCCgtcaaagtaaaaaaaaagaaaaaaaattatagacGGGGGCAGTAACCCgtcaaagtcaaaaaaaaaaaaaaaaaaaaaatatagacgAGGGATAGTCCCCCGTCAaagtaaaaaaaagaaacaaaaaaaattatggacGGGGGACTGTCCTCCATCTAGTGTTCCACTTATAACCACTCGTTCAATTGAATGAATGCACGGTAGTATTGGGGGTGAAAGTGAGGTTGGTAGTCCCCGCAATGACCTCTAATTAAACCAAATTAGTAGTCACTctttcaaaatgaaagagttacACTACCCATGGGATTTGCTCTAAAGTGAAGCCCAAGCCCTCAAGGGACGGAAAACGATATCAAACTAATCAAGTACAATAGCTGAAACACGTGACAGCAGAAGAAACATGGGAGTTGGTTAAAATAAACCAACACCGGGAGTATCTTATAACTTCCCACTGAGAAGTTAGCTGTCCCTGTCCATTCCTTCGAGTAACACCAAATAAAAATATACAGTTTTCCATCAATTGAAAGCTTTGACCGTTTTGTCTTACTTCCACTGTCCACTACTACAGTTTTGTACAGTGAACAGTAGTCTTGTATTTATTTAAATGAAATGATTGATGTATATTTAGTAAATATATCACAAAATCtacctatttatttattttacatcACTGTAACTGAACTTGGCATGGTATATTTATTTTACATCACTATAACTGAACTTGGCATGGATGCTCTCCGGAGAACCATTTCAGCTAAACGGtgggtttggtatcaattgtatACAACCCTGCACATTGTTTTTCAAATTTGGAACCCAGGCTGTGAAGCACCGTGTCCGCGTTAGACTGTCCGACCCGACGTAGTATAGAAATGTGTGCTCTGTTTTATTTTTTCGGTAATATAATATATTAGGGAAATTAGTATAATGGTTAATTTTTGACCGGTGGGCTAACTTAACCGTATAAAATTGAGTTTTGTAACAAAAGAGCTTATTATTAGTCATCTTTTAAGAAAACGCGCAAGTTCTCATGCTACAGACATGGTAcgcaaaataaaatcaagaaaatcttaaatatttagATTATAAGATGAAAGTAACGATAATGTATGTGGTTAGGATGGTGCAACTGCGCTTCATTATGCAGTTCAAGTTGGTGCAGTTCTTACGTCTTGAAAGGGAAGGCTGATAATGGAAAAGCTATTGTTGCCGTTATTGAAAAAGTGGAAAGACATCGATCAATTTATGGACACTTATGTAAGTCATTAGTTTTTGTTTATTAATTTGATCCATCTTTGTTTGCTATATCGCGGTGGTAGGTATTGGAATTCTGTTTATCATATGTAGTTtagtaaatttatttttattatatctcAACTTGTAGTTCTCCCTGTTAGAAAATATTGCAGTTCACGTATTAATTTAGTGGAAGAGACGACCACCATGGTATTAGACGTGCCAGTAGTGCTTGCCATGATGCACCTCCTGGATAAAAGTTCTCACACGTCGCCTATTTAGAAAACTAAATGTCTTCGTAGACAGGCTGGTGGTGCGTCTACTTCAAAATACGAACAACTTCGACAGGCTGGTTCTGCTGCTAAGGAAAATAAAGCTTAGCTTTTGGTTTTTTAGATATTAGTGTGTAAAAGGACTAACATATAACTGAACTTCAAAACCATTTCATATGGATTGACTAAACATAGACAATAATGTAATTAAGATGATAATGTTAATTTAAATTTTAAAAGGTAATTAGGGTATTTACCTAAGTTGTCAAATAAGCACGTACCTGTTTTCATGCTTGGAACATTAAGTTGTTTTGTGTAATGAACTAAGGATATGAGTCGGGTGGCTTATTGTAACTTGGCGAAACCGAATTCAGGCGTCCCAGTTTTGTGCAGAAACTTcgcgacaccaaatcaaaaatgcatcgggaTCAAATcgagacggggcgaggcgaagccgaagccgagctttaccaaatcatatcgggacggggcgaggcggGTCAAAGCatagctttaccaaatcatatcgggacgggcgaggcgaagccaagctttaccaaatcaaaaatatggttcaAAGATAGAGGCAGTGATGCATATAACTATGCCATTCTATTTgtagttgtagattgaattggtgaaccaaGTTTGCAAAGCCGCCCGGGcttagcacgggcacaaaatctagtatatatataaacGTGTTCGTGTCCTAATGATTTTGAATTTTGCCGTTCCATGTGTCCGTGTCGTATCTGTGTCCCACATCAGTGTCAGTGCTTTCCATAATCCAGGATACTCATATCCATTTATCAATGGGATTGCAAACTTTTTAGAATTGTTTATTTTTCTGCCTGTGATGTGGTTCTAAGTGATTCGTTAAAAAATTAAAACAACTTGGAGCATAAGACAAagctttttttccttctcttctccaATATCGAAAAAAGACCATTGAAAAAGTACAATAGGTTTACCAATTTATTTTTATCCAAAACATTCGACAAAATActagattttaaaattttttgctgAAGATTGGATGACATATGTTGAAGATTTTTGATTCGAGCTTCTTTAGCTATGTAATCCGTTTTAGAGTTATGTTTTATGCTTGTATATTTAAAGCTAGGAGAAGTTTGTCTAAATTCTTGTCGGCTTCCTGCATGGTGTGTTTTGAAAAAAATCTTTTGCCTAGACTGTCCAAAACATCCCTTAAAATAGGCTTACAAACGGAACAAGAAATACTGAACTGAGCCACCCCTTAGCTTAAGTCTTACCCCTTGTATAACTTCCCAAATCTGAAGTAATTTTCCACTTAACTGTCATTATTAACACCACTAtataccctagttagcaattcgggattcggcaaacgtacggaacgacaaacgtacgagtattatacggttttgtaaaactcaaatccggtccaaaattcggtcaacagaacgtgattcgtcagtaattcggaacggcatacatacgtgtataattcgatttataaatgtgagttcggatctgaaaattcggtatctatatataataaataattagaatttataaggtcatagactaatttttatgcatacatgtgagttatttaaagaaaaaataaacttaatatgatgatattaataatatatacaacattagtcatcaaagaggacgtggtatagtggtttagatctctctcaccttcaccttcaaatctcttctgtcatttttgtttcataaaaattacaacaacgtctaatattgggacgtgtatgcttgggaggcagtaaagcctaAAAAAATAGGGCCTTTGAAAacataaaagctaaagaatttctggcgaattaaacggacgtatcattcgggatacgtaaagttcgtgaacgattcgcgaataatccgggaatgccacataatacgcgtcttgggttcggagttgcaaacgtacgcaaataaaacggtaaaattcgtgatacggaaaaattcgcgaatgattcgcgaacttactaactggGCTATATACTTTCACTTGCAGAGTGCACTTAAATACAGtaaatttttaaaatattttaaatTTCCACTTGAATCAAATATGTAATTATCAGAAGATTCAGAACCACGACCATTTCCATCTAAGATCCCccaaaaaaatcagaaatccaaCACTCCCTCTGAAGAACCCTCTCTCACTCTCCTCCTCTCAGGTCAATGGCTTCTTCCCTGTTTAGAAGTTTCACCATTTTCAATACTCATCACAGAACCAGAAATTGAAACTCcaatctctctctatatatacatATATCTACCACATTACAGAAGAAAGAACTCCATTCAAGCAGTTTTTGAGTTTCAACCATGAACGAATCAAGTAGAATAGAGAGAAAAGGTTTTGGCCTAATTGTTTTGATATCTGTTTTCTTAGTTATTGTTAGTGCCTCATTTGTTGAAGCTCAACAAGAAGATGATTCAAAATGTTTACAAGGAACAAAGGAAACACTCACAGATCCTCAACAGAAGTTAGATACATGGGTTTTCTCAAATGTTTCGCAAGGTTACATTTGCACATTTGTGGGGGTGCAATGTTGGAATCTAAGGGAAAACAGAATATTAGGTTTACAACTTCAATCAATGAATCTACAAGGGAAAATTCCTGAATCACTTGAGTATTGTCAAAGTTTACAGATTCTTGAattatctggtaatggtttaactGGTGAAATTCCTTCTCAAATCTGTCAATGGTTACCTTATCTGGTTCACTTGGATCTATCAGGAAATGACCTAACTGGTGGGATTCCTAATGAGCTTGGTAATTGTAAGTATTTAAATACTTTAATTTTgaaagataatcaattatctGGTTCCATTCCGTATGAATTGTCTCGTCTTACTAGGTTAAAGAAATTATCAGTTGCTAATAATGCGTTATCTGGTGAAATTCCATCTTCGTTTTCGAGTTTTAGTTCTGATGATTTTGCTGGAAATAAACTCTGTGGCGAACCAATTGGATCTAGTTGCAATGGTATGAATAAGAAGAGTCTTGTTATAGTAGTTTGTGCTGCTGTTTTTGGTGCTGTTGTTTCTttattattaggttttggaatttGGTGGTGTTTTGTTAAGAATAGTCGAAAAGGGAATGTGACGGGTAAAGATGTTGCTGCTGGTGGTAGTGGTAGTTGGACCGAGAGATTAGTAGCCCACAAACTCGATCAAGTTTCATTGTTTCAGAAACCATTAGTAAAGCTTAAATTGAACGACTTCTTGTTAGCAACAAATAGCTTTGATTCTCAGCATATTATTATGTCGACTAGAACTGGTACTTCTTACAAGGCAGTTCTATCTGATGGGTCTTCTCTTGCAATTAAACGCTTGAATAATTGTAAGCTTAACGAAAAGCAATTTCGATCGGAGATGAATAGATTAGGTCAACTTAGGCATCCAAGTTTGGTTCCTCTCTTAGGATTTTGCGTTGTTGAAAATGAGAAGCTTTTGATTTATAAGCATATGTCTAACGGCACTCTATTTTCAAAATTGCATGGAAGTGATGAGTTGGATAGTCAGCATGGTCGATTGGATTGGCCGACTAGATTGAAAATTGGTATTGGTGCTGCTAGAGGACTAGCTTGGCTTCACCATGGATGTCAAGAGTCGTTTCTTCACCAAAACATTAGTTGCAATGTGATTCTCCTCGATGAAGAACTTGATGCTCGGGTGACGGATTTCGCACTACCTAAGCTTTTGAGTTCTCCAGATTCCCGTGATAGTACCTTTAACCATGGGGATTTTGGAGAATTTGGATATGTTGCTCCAGAATATTCGAGTACCATGATTGCTTCTTTGAAAGGAGATGTTTTTGCTTTCGGGGTAGTGCTTTTAGAGTTGGTAACTGGACATAAGCCACTTGTAATCAGTAATGCCGATGAAGGGTTTAAGGGCAATTTAA
Coding sequences within:
- the LOC113276358 gene encoding probable inactive receptor kinase At1g27190, whose translation is MNESSRIERKGFGLIVLISVFLVIVSASFVEAQQEDDSKCLQGTKETLTDPQQKLDTWVFSNVSQGYICTFVGVQCWNLRENRILGLQLQSMNLQGKIPESLEYCQSLQILELSGNGLTGEIPSQICQWLPYLVHLDLSGNDLTGGIPNELGNCKYLNTLILKDNQLSGSIPYELSRLTRLKKLSVANNALSGEIPSSFSSFSSDDFAGNKLCGEPIGSSCNGMNKKSLVIVVCAAVFGAVVSLLLGFGIWWCFVKNSRKGNVTGKDVAAGGSGSWTERLVAHKLDQVSLFQKPLVKLKLNDFLLATNSFDSQHIIMSTRTGTSYKAVLSDGSSLAIKRLNNCKLNEKQFRSEMNRLGQLRHPSLVPLLGFCVVENEKLLIYKHMSNGTLFSKLHGSDELDSQHGRLDWPTRLKIGIGAARGLAWLHHGCQESFLHQNISCNVILLDEELDARVTDFALPKLLSSPDSRDSTFNHGDFGEFGYVAPEYSSTMIASLKGDVFAFGVVLLELVTGHKPLVISNADEGFKGNLIDWVNQLLSSGRIKDAIDKSICGKGHDDEIMKFLRVACSCVASRPKDRSSMYQVYQSLRTICEAHEFSEQFDEFPLIFGKQNTNNHQE